The Saccharothrix violaceirubra genome segment AACGCGGCGGCGGGCACGCTGCGGGCCAAGGACCCGGCGGCGGTGGCCGGGCGGCGGATGGTGTTCTTCGCGTTCGACCTGGACGCCTCGGACGGCGCGGCGGCCGATCTGGAGCAGGGGCTGCGGACGTTCGGGTTCACGGTGGCGGACATGCGGCACTGCTCGGACGCGGCGGCGGCCCAGGACGTGATCTCCGACATCGAGCGCGAGCGCAACGAGCTGGACTACGACCTCGACGGCGCCGTGCTGCGGCTGGCCAACCGCGACGCATACTCGGCCGCCGGCACCCGGTCGAACTCCCCGCGCGGCGCGCTGGCGTACAAGTTCGCGGCCGAGGAGAAGACCACGGTGCTGGCGGACGTCGTGTGGGACGTGGGCAAGACGGGCAAGATCGCGCCGGTGGCGTGGTTGGAGCCGGTGTTCGTGGGCGGCACGACGGTCACCAGGGCGACCTTGGCCAACCAGGAGGTCATCCGCGCCAAGGGCATCCGCATCGGCGACACGGTGCTGGTCCGCCGGGCCGGCGACGTGATCCCGTTCGTGGCGGGGGTGCTCGACGAGTCGAAGCGCACGGGCGAGGAGCAGGAGATCGTGCCGCCGACGCATTGCCCGTCGTGCGCACAACCGTTGACCGAACAGGGCAACAGTCGCGAGCTGTTCTGCACCAACGTGGCCTGCCCGGCGCAGACCGTGCGCCGCCTGATCCACTGGGCGTCGCGCGCGGCGGCCGACATCGACGCGATCGGTCCGGTGTGGATCGAGCGCCTGGCCGAGACCGGCCTCCTGGAGAACCCGTCGGATTTCTACACCCTGACCAAGGAACGCCTGCTGGAGTTCGACCGGGTGGGCGAGACCTCCGCGACCCGGATGATCGAATCGATCGACAAGAGCCGCGCGGTCGGCCTGCGCCGCGCCTTGATCGGCCTGGCGATCCCGATGGCGTCGGAAGGCACGTCCGCCCGCCTGTGCAAGGCCGGTTTCGGCTCGCTGGAGGAAGTCGCCGACGCCGGCGAGGAACGCCTGGTGGCCGTGGAGGACATCGGCCCCAAGGTGGCCGCCTCGCTGACCGAACACCTGGCCCGCCTGCGCCCGGAACTGGAACGCCTGCGCGAACGCGGCGTATCACTGGACGTCCGCGAGGAAGACCTCCCGGCCGTGGTCGCCTCCGACGCGCCGTTGGCCGGAAAGACCATCGTCATCACCGGAACCATCAGCGACCCCCGCTCGGGCGAGAAGGTCCCGCGCCCCACTTTCCAGCGCCTGTGCGAAAAGGCCGGCGCCACCGCCACCTCGTCGGTCTCGGCCACCACCGACCTGCTCGTGACGGGCGCGGACGTCGGCGCCGCGAAGCTGACGAAGGCGGAGAAGCACGACGTGGAGGTAGTGGACCAGTCGGTGATCTGGGCACAACTGATCGCCGCCGGCATCGCCTGACCACGACGACAAGATCAACCACCGCGACCGGTGGCATGTCGGGCACCCACGACATGCCACCGGTCGACGACACGACGGGGTACGGGCACCATCACGACCAACCCCGCTATCCACCCGCGCAGAACCCCATACGAAGCATGGGCAGCATGCCGATCAGCCCGCTACCTGCGCGCACAGGTCCCTATGCCGTGCACCGGCAGCATCTGACTCGACCCACGACGGCGGCGCACCCGGGGCCGATCCCCCTGAGTGGCCCTCCCCGGTGGTCGGCCCGAGCGGCGAGCGACCGCTTGCACAGCTTCCCCGACTCAACCCCGGACCAGGCGACCAAGCACCTGTCACCCCATCAAGATGCGGCACACTCGGCGAGATGACCGAACGACCCATGTCCAACAGCGTCGAAAACGCCATCACCGGCTACGCAAGCCACGTCGTCCAAGCCGGCAAGATCTACGGCGACATCAACTTCCACCACCCAGCGCCCCCACCGGATCCCCCGTACCACCCCCTCCCCTCACACCCACCGGAAGTCTGGCTCCTGCAACCACACTTCGGCGTAGTCCCCTACCTGGGCCGCGAAGACCTGCTCACCACCCTCCAAACCTGGTGCGAAACCGACCACCCCTTCGCCATCGCCCACATCACCGGCGAAGGCGGCTCAGGCAAAAGCCGCCTGGCAGCCGAGTTCTGCACCCGCATGACCGCCTGGGCCTCAGGCCGCGCCGGCCCGGAAACCCTTGCCGTCCTGGCCCCCACCACCGACACGGTCCTGACGATCGACTACCCCGAGCAGGGAACCGCCGTCCTCGGCAAAGCCCTGGAACGACTGGCCACCCGCCCGGACGGCCCTCGAATACGCGTAGTACTCCTGTCCCGCGCCACGCACTGGTGGCCGGAACTCGACCGAGCCGGCCACCGCACAGCGTCCCTGTTCACCACGCTCCACCTGGACCTGGCCGAACACACCCTGTCCCCCGCGGAACGCCACACCCACGCGAAGGCCGCCGTAGATGCCTTCAGCCACCACCTGAACCTGAAACCCGTCCCACCACCGGACGTCACCGACGACGACTACGCCAACCCGCTACTCGTCCACGTGGCCGCCTTACTCGCCCTACACGGCCACCGCACAGCAAACCCGGTCCGCGAGAACGTCCTGGCCCACATCGTCACCCGGGAACGAAACAGGTGGACCCGCCTCCTGCCCGCACACCACCTGGCAGACCTCCACGAGACACACGCCTTACGCGCGGTACTCCTGACCCTGCTGACCGCCCCTTCCGCCGCCGAGGCCGCGGACCGGTTGGCCGCCCTCCCAGAGTTCGCCGGCGAGGCCCAACGGGAACGCCGCAGCCGCATCGCCTACTGGCTGGCCGACCTGTACCCCGGCGACCCGCTCATGACGTCCTTCGGCCCGGACCTGCTGATCGAGGAACTGCTGGACACCCCGGTGCTCGACGAAGTGGTCACGACGGCGCACACCCACAGCCCGTCCGGCCGCGTCCGACTGCTCAACACCCTCAGGCTCGCGGCGGAACGCCGACCGACCGTCCGGGCCGCGCTGCACAAGTACCTGATCTCCAGCATCGACGTCCTCGCGCACCAGGCCCTGGACGCTCCGAACGGCCTGCTGACCGACGCCGTGGACAGCGCACTGACGCTCTGCGCCGAACGCGACGACCCGCATCTGGCCCTTGCCTGCGTCGAACTGCGCAAGGCTCTACCCCTGGATCACGAGCGCGACGCCCGACTGCTGTGCACCATCACGCAGGCGCTCCTGCCACTCTCCCGGAGACTGGCGGAGAAAGACCCCAAGGACGGCCTGGTAGCCCTTCGACTGTCCCTGAGCCTGTTGAGCCACAACTGCCTCCAGGCAGGCCGGTTCGAGGACGCGCTCGCAGCCAACACCGAATGCGTGGACGTCTCCCGCCGACTTGTCGAGAACGACGACGGACACCGCACGTCCCTGGCCTTCGACCTGGGCAATCTCGCCGTGGGCAATGTCCATGTCGGCCGACTCGACGACGCCCTCGCCGCCGCCGTGGAGTCCGTCGCGGTGGCCCGCGAGATACCCGAGGACGAGAACACGGCCGCCCTCGCCTTGATCAAGTTGAGCGGCATCCACGCCGAGCTGGGCGAGTACGACGTCGCGCTCACGGCCAACACCGAGTCGTTGGCTGTGCTACGTCGTCTGGTCGCGTCAGGCGAGAAGTACTACCTGCCCTATCTGGTCCACGCGCTGACCAACCGGGGTGCCATTCTCTCCGGGCTGGGCAGCCATGCCGACGCGGCGACCACGATCATGGAGGCCATCGACCTGCGCGGGACGCTCGGACGACAGCCAGGCCCGGAACTTCCGGAACCGCATTACGACCTCCACAACCTCTCCCATGTGTTGACGAAACAAGGTCGACACGAAGACGCGCTGGCCGCGATCCGCAAAGCGGTCGAAGCGGCCCGAGATCTCGCCGCGGTGAACCCGGCTCGCCATCGGGCCATGCTGGTTCGCAATCTCGAGCAGCTCAGCCGGATCCTTCTCCGCCTGGAACGCGCGGACGAGGCGACCGACGCCCAACTCGAGGCGGTCGACGTCGCCAGGCAGAGCAGCAGGCCGAACCTGGCGGTAACGCTTGCCGGACTGGTCGCCGTTCTCCTCACGCAGAACCGTCACGCGGACGCACTCCCGGTCTGTCTGGAGGCGGTGACGCACCTGCGGCAGGTCACCTCGTCACGACCGGACCTGCTGGTCGTGCTCGCCTCGACGCTCGTGGACCTGAACACGATCATGAATCGGCTCGGCAGATCGGGCGAGGCTCTCGCAGCCGCGAGAGAAGCGGTCGACACAACGCGCCGCACCGACCCGTTCGCACACCCGGCTCCAGCCGATGCCCTCGTTACGCTCGCCCACCAATACGCGCGGTCAGGCCGATGGCGGGACGCGGCGGCATGCATCTCGGACGCCGCGGTCCTGTTGCGCATCACCAACAGAATCGACCTGCTCGCCGACGTGATGGCCGACCTCGCCGAGTTCCACACTCGCCTCGGCCACGACGGTCCGGCCGCGGCGGCAGCGCTCCAGTCGGTCCGGATCACACACGGGACCACACCCACCGACCACGCACTGAAGCTGCTGGGCGAGATACAGCACGCGGTCGGTCGGCACGCCACGGCGTTGAGGACGCTGCGAAAGGCGGCCGAGCTTTTCGACGACCGGCCGCCGGAACTCGCCCAGATCCTGCACAGCCTCGCGGACCTCCGGGCAAGACAGGGCCGGTATGCCGACGCGATCGTCGACTGCCGCCGGGGCAACGAGCTGTACGAGTTGCTCGCGACCCGGGACGAAAGCCGTTACCTGGACCAGTTCGCGCACTCGTCGAGCAAGCTCAGGGCGTTGCTCATCCGCGTAGGACGCGTCGAAGAAGCATTACCCGTGGCACGGCGGCACGTGAAGATCGCACAGCGCCTGGCCGCCGGGAACCCGCGCTTCAAGGAGGTCGCGGCCGAAGCCCGGTCCGGCCTCGCCGAGGTGTTGAGCCACCTGGGTCGGTTCGCCGCAGCACGACGGGCAGGGGAATCGTAGAGTCCCGGTCATGTTCCAGGCCCGATGGCACGAAGACCGCCTGCTGTTCGCCAGTCGCCCCGCCCTGTTCGCGCTGCTGCGCGCAGGCCGGTTGCTGGGCCCGATCCGCCACGTGCCGAAGCTGGGCTGGGTCGTGACGGACCCGTCGCTCGCCCGGAAGATCCTCAACGACGGCGCCCACTTCACGCTGCTCGGCGAAGGCGGCGTGGGCCACCTGTGGGCGCAGGTCCTGGGCGACTACGTGTACCGCATCTTCGACGGGCCGGGCCACGCCGACCTCAGGAGCCGCGCCCGCGACCTGTTCACCGACGCGTCGGCGCAGCAACTGGTGGAACGGGTCTTCGCACCGGCCCTGCGGCCCGCCCGGGACCGGCTGCGTGCCGGACGTGCGATCGACCTGGCCGACCTCGCACGGGTGCTGGTCGGTCGCATGATGATCGAGCTGTTGGGGCTCGACGAGGCGGACGACGCGCGGCGGGTCTTCGCCACCGGCGAAAGACTGGCCAAGCTCGCGTTGGGCAGCGCGACGTCGACCACCCTGCCCCGCGCGGTGATCGACCAGGCCCGGCCGTTGATCGCCGGGCTGACGCGCAACGTGCCGCGGGCGTACGCGGAGGCCGATCCCGCGACGCTCCTGGGCCGCTGCCGTGAGCTGGGGTTGAGCGAGGAGGAGACCACGGGGCTGGCCGCGTTGCTGATGGTCGCGGGAACGGAGACGGCCGCCACCGCGATGACGCGGATCGTCGCGTTGCTCCACGACACGGGTGACCAGCACCGGCTGTTGGCCGACCCGGGGTTGCTCGGGGGCGCGGTGCGGGAGGGGCTGCGGGTGACGACTCCGGCGCCGGTGATCGGGCGGCACGTGTCCCACGCGGTGACCGTCGGCGGCTCGTCGCTCCACAAAGGACAGCGGGTGTTGTTGTTGACGCACACGGCCAACAACGCCGTCGGGCCGTTCGACATCGGGCGTCCGTACGCGCCGGAGACCCGGCAGCTGTGGTTCGGCGCCGGACGCCACCTGTGCCTGGGCGCGGCTTTGGCGCGGGCCGAGATCGGCCACCTGCTGCACGCGCTGTTCGAACCCGGACGGCCCGTCGTGGTGGGTCCGCGGCGTCCGGCGAGGAACGTCCTCATCCCCGGGTACGAGTCCTTGCCCGTCCGCCTTGCCTGAACGAACGACTCGCGGTGTCTGAACGCACAATTCGCGGTGTCTGAACGTATAACTCGCGCGGGATGGGCCGCAGGTGGCTGGGGTCGCCACCTGCTGACCTGGAGGCCGTTGTACATCTGCGGCCCGCCCGAGTCGCCCGACCACGCGTTGCCCGTGATCTTGACGTCCGCCGTACCGCCGTACTGCCGGCTCCGCTTCGGCGGCTACCGCTGTTCCGGTCGCACGGCCGACAACCAGCGGGTGGCTTCGTCCTCGGGCAGCACGCGGTCCAGCCGCACGGTCGGCACCATGTCCGGGTAGATGCGGCCGGCGTTCCACGAGCGCTCGTAAGGCAATGGTTCGAGGACGACCACGCGGCGACCGTCGAACACCGGGATGGCGGCCGGGCGGCCTTCGTTCCAGATCCACTCGCCGTGCGCGTCGACGAGGTTGAACTGGCCGTGTGCGGTCATGCCTTCGGGGTGCGGATCGGCGTCGGTCGCGGCGGCGACCCACTCGGGCGCGGGCGGCGTGCCCAGGAGCAGACCGCTGGACGCGTCGCCGATCACGGTCGCGGCCAGGAGGGTGTGGAGCTGGAAGTTGTCGGCGATGCCGCCGATCGTGATCTCGAACCCGCGCCCGCTCACCGGGTGCAGCACCACGAGGCGTTCGTCGTCCAGCACGGCGAGCAGACCGACCAGCCAGTGCGCGGACTCGACCTCCTCGGCCGCCTTCTCGGCGGCCGAGGCCAGCCGCTCGCGGTCGAACGGCGCCCGACGGACCCGTTCCTGCTGCAGTGGACCGAGCAGCCCGGCACCCCACCGGTCGGCCTCGGCCCAGCGCTCCTCGAAGGCCCGGCTCACCCGGTCCACCCACGGGCCGAGGTCGGGCGAGGCGCCCAGTTCGACCAGCGTGCCCAGGATCTCGCCCGCCACCACGCCGCGCGGCCCGACCTGGGGCATCGCGGCGGCGAACAGGGCCGCGGCCTCGTCGAGTTCGGCGGGGTCGGCCTCGTCGATGACCTCGCCGAGCGAGCCGGCCGCCTCGTTGAAAGCCGGGACGTCCTCCCGGATCACGGCGGCCACCACGACCGCGCTCAACGACACCAGGCCCGGTTCTTCGCTCATGGCACAAGCCTAGGGGTACCGGGTGACGGATCATGGCGTGAACGACGGACTTCGTGGCACGGACTGGAGACGACGGCATGAGACTTCCCGACACCGCGCACACCCGGCAGCCCTGGCGCATCCACGAGATCGCCCCCGACTTCCACCTGGAGGACGTCTGGGCGCTGCCGACACCCGGTGGCGTCGACGACTTCCCCCGCCTGGTGCGGCTCACCGCGAACCGCGACGCCGCCGACACCCCCTCCCGCGCCGCCCGTGCGCTGGTCGTGGTCCGCCGGGTGCTGGGCTCGTGGTTCGGTTGGGACGCACCGGATTCGGGCATCGGCTCCCGGGTGGGGACGCTGCGCGACCGACTGCCCGCCGACCTGGCGTCCGCCCCGCCCGGACCGGAATTCCCGCACCGGCCGTTCACTTCCGTCTACCTGACCGAGACCGAGTGGGCGGCCGAGATCGCCAACCGGACCGTGCACGCGGTCGTGCACCTGGCCTGGGTGCCCGACGGCACCGGCGGCTACCGGGGCCAGATGGCCGTGCTGGTCAAACCGAACGGCGCGCTCGGCCGGGCCTACATGAAGGCCATCGCGCCGTTCCGGTACCTGGTCGTCTACCCGCCGTTGATCCGGCACTTCGGCCAGGCGTGGCGCGCGGCCTAAGCGGTCCGGTTCGAGTAGGCCCTCGTCGGCCGGACGAGCACGACGGCGCGTCGGTCGGCCGCCATCACGCGGTCGTACTCGGCCCAGTCGTCGTGCGTGCCACCGGCCGACGTGAAGACCTCGCGCAGCAGCAGGCGCAACTGCTCGGCGTCACGCAGCCACGGCCGGGCGTCGTCGGGTCCCGCGATCTCTGCCTGACCCTCGACCGTCGCCCACTTCCACCCGGCGCGGAAGGTCACCGAGAGCTGTGGGCGGGCACGGAGGTTGCCGAGCTTCACGCGGCCGTACGTCACGAAGGCGAGCACGTCCTCGCCGGAGTCCGGGTGTGCCAAGAGGCCGACGTTCACCAGCGACGCCTGGATGGTGTGGTCGGCGCGGAGGGTGGCGACGACGGCGAGGCCGGATTCGGTGGACGCGAGCGCGGTCGCTTCCCGCAGAGTGGTCATGGGTACACGATCACACACCGAAGGCCGCGGCCACGTCCGCGAGCAGGCGGACGTCGGCCGCCAGGCCGAAAGCGGGCGGCAGGAACAGGACGATCTCGTCCGCCTCGGCCAGCCCCGGGTCGGTCCGGACCGCTTCCGTCACCTCGTCGGGTGTGCCGTGGAAGACCGGGCTGATGCGCATCCCGGTCGGAAGATCCGCGGTGACGACCGGGGGCAACGCGCCACGGGGACGGGAGGCGGCCATGCCTTCCGTACGGCGTTGGTGGTCGTAGTCGGCGTACGTGGCGCGCAGTTGCGCCGTGGTGCCGGGCAGGATCGACGCGGCCACGGCCACCGGTGGCGGTTCGGTGCCGCGCACGGCACGCCAGGTCGTCCGGTAGGCCCGGATGATCCTGGCCTGGTACGCGCCGAACGTCTCGCCGTCCGCCAGGCCGTGCAGGACGGTCCCGGTGATCAGACCCAGACCCAGTTCGGCCGCGCGGACGGCCGACCCGAGGCTCGCGGCGCCCTGGCGTACCCGCCCGCGCAGGCCCGGACTGTGCGGGGTGGCGCGGAGTCCCGTGCCCACCGGGGCGCCCTGGCCCGGCCCGTCGACGGTGTGCAGGACCTGGCCGGACACGGCCGACAGGAACCGGCGCTGACGGCGTTCGGCCTCGGTCCGGGCGTCGGTGGGCACGGCGCCGAAGATCGCGTCGAACGGGGCGTTCGAGCCCGTCGACACGGCCAGGTGCAGGCGGCCGTCCACCAGCAGGTCGGTGGTGGCCGCGGCCTCCGCCAACAGGATCGGCTCCTGGTAGCGCAACGGGAGGACGGCCGTGCCCAGGCCGATGCGCGAGGTCTCCCGGCCCACCGCCGCGAGAAACGGCAGCGGCGACGACAGGTAGTGGTCGAAGTGGCGTTGGTAGACCCACCCCGAGGCGAAGCCCAGATCCTCGGCGGTCTTGAACAGGGCGATGCCGTCGCGCAGCCCTTGGGCCGGTCCTTCGTCGTCGCCGAAGGACACCCTCGTGTTGAACCCGAACGTGGTCATCGGGTCACCTCCACGACGCCGGGCCGGCCGCTCGGGATCGATGAGACGAGCGCCCGGGTGTAAGGCTCGACCGGGTTGTCGAAGACGACGTCCACCGGCCCGCCCTCCACGATCCGCCCCCGGTGCATCACGGACACGGTGTGCGCGAGTTGGCGTACCAGGGACAGGTCGTGCGACACGAACACGTACGTCAGGCCCAGTTCGGCCTGGAGGGTGAGCAGCACCTCGACGATGCCCGCCTGCACGCTGACGTCCAGCGCGGACGTCGGTTCGTCGAGCACGATCACGTCCGGCCGCAGGACCAGCGACCGGGCCAGGGCGACGCGTTGGCGTTGCCCGCCCGACAACGCCGTCGGCGTGCGGGAGAGCAGTCCCTCGGCCAACCCGACCGACGCCAGGGCCGCGCGCACCCGGTCCGCGCGCTCCGCGCGGGTGCCGACGCCGAAGCGGTCCAACGGCTCCGCGACCAGGCGCCGCACGGTCCACGTCGGGTCCAGCGAGGTGAACGGGTTCTGGTAGACCAGTTGCAGGTGCCGCCGCAGCGAGCGCAACGACGCGTGCGACCGGCCGGTCACCTCCTCCCCCGCCACCGTGATGCCGCCGCGGTCGGGCTCCTCCAGGCCCAGCAGCAGGCGGATCGTGGTGGTCTTGCCGGAACCGGACTCGCCGACCAGGGCGTGGGTGGTGCCCGAGTCGACGACGAACGACACGTCGTCCACGGCGGTGGACGTGCGGCCTTCCACGGTGAAGGTCTTCGTCACCCCGGACACCTCGATCCGGGGCGTGCCGACCCGGCCGGTGCGCAGGTCGCGGTAGCGGTCCGGGTTGAGCGCGGGCACGTCGGCGTGCAGCCGCCGGGTGTAGTCGGCGGCGGGCGAGGCGAAGACCGTCTCCGTGCGGCCGGACTCCTGGACCACGCCGTCCTTGAGCACCACCAGCGTGTCCGCGCGCTCGGCCGCGATCGCCAGGTCGTGGGTGATCAGCAGCAGGCCGATGTCCAGTTCCGCGCGCAGCCGTGACAGCAGGTCGAGGATGCGCTTCTGGATGGTGACGTCCAGCGCCGAGGTGGGCTCGTCGGCCACGATCAGCGCGGGCCGGGGCAGCACGGTCAGTCCGATGAGGACGCGTTGCAGCATGCCGCCGGAGAGCTGGTGCGGGTACGAGTCGAACACCCGGCGCGGGTCGTCCAGCCCGACCTGCGCGAACGTGTCGAGCACCAGGTCGCGGCGGTCCGCGGACCCGGTCAACGCGGCGGCCTCCAGGGCCTGCGAGCCGACGGTGCGCACCGGGTTCAGGGCGTTGGCCGGGTCCTGCGGCACGAACCCGATCCGCCGGCCCCGCAACGGCCGGAACCGCCGCTCCGGCAACGACAGCACGTCCCGGCCCTCGAACTCGACCACGCCGTGCGCACGGCCCACCCCGCGCGGCAGCAGGCGCAGCACGGCGCGGGCGATGGTCGACTTGCCCGAGCCCGACTCGCCGATGAGCGCCAGGCTTTCGCCGCGTGCCAGCGTGAAGCCGACGTCGGACACGACCCGGTGGTCGCCGTACGCCACGGACAGTCCCTCGACCCGCAGCAGGGTCAGTCGGTCTTGCGGAGCCATCGGCTGATCCTGTTCACGGAGAGGACGGTGGCGATCGTGACGAGCGCGGGCGCGTAGACCAGCCAGGGCGCCAACGGGTAGTCCTTGCCCACGGAGATCAGCAGGCCCCAGTCGGACGCGGGCGGCGGGTCGCCGTAGCCCAGGAACGCCAGGCCCGCGATCACCAGGATCGACAGGCCGAACTGGAGCACGGCCAGGGTCAGCACCGAACGGGACGCGTTGGGCAGCACGTGGCGCACGAGGATGTGCCACCGCGAACCGCCCTGGAGGTAGGACGCCTCGACGAAGACCGCGCGCCGGATCTTGAGCACCTCCGACCGCAGGACCCGGGCGAACACGCCGACCGCCGACACCCCGGTGGCGATGGCCGCGTTGACCGTCTCGAAGCCGAGCGCGCTGACGACGACCACCGCGAGCAGGAACGACGGGATCGCCAGCAGCACGTCGACGAACCGGGCCAGCACGGCGTCCACCCACCCGCCGAGGAAGCCGCCGAGGAGCCCGAGCAGCCCGCCGACGAGCACGCCGATGCCCACGGCGATCAACGCGCTGGTCACCGACGACGCCGTGCCGTGCACGACCCGGGCGAACACGTCGCGGCCCAGGTGGTCGGTGCCGAACCAGTGCGCGCCGCCGGGCGGGAGGAACTTCTCGGCCGGGACGCCCGCCGCCGGGTCCTGCCCGGTGAACAGGCCGGGTGCCACCGACCACGCCAGCACGAACGCCAGGATCGTGAACGACACCACCACGGTGGGCCGGACCCGCGTCGTCCGGAGGAAGGGCTCGACGGCCACGCTCACACCGCCACCTCCGCCCGAGGTCGCGGGCGGGCCTCGCCGAGCCGCACGCGTGGGTCCAGCAGCGGGTGGACCAGGTCGGCGACCAGGTTGACCACGACGAACACCACGGCCGCCAGCGTCACGACGGCCTGCAACACCGGCAGGTCCTGGGTCGTCACCGACCGCTGCACCAGGCTGCCGACGCCGGCCCGGCCGAAGATCTGCTCGGTGATCAACGCGCCGCCGAGCAGCTCCCCGACGGTCAGGGCGACGACCGTGACGACCGGCAGCGCCGACGGCTTGAGCAGGTGCCGCAGGAACAGCCGGGTCCGGCCCAGGCCGCGCGACCGGGCCACCGCCGCGTACTCCTGGCCGGACTCGTGGTCGAGGTTGGCCACGAGCACCTCGGTGACCTGGGCCGAGACCGGGATGCCCAGGGCGACGGCGGCGAAGAACGTCGCCGCGCCGCCCTCGGCGTCGATCACCCGGAACAGCCCGAGCTGGAAGGCGAACACGTTGATCAGCACCAGGCCGATCACGAAGTTCGGCACGGACAGGAACAGCGACGGGAACGCCCGCAGCACCCCCGCGTAGCGCGGCGGCAGGTAGCGGGTGCCCAGCCCGATCGCGAACGCCAGCACCAGGGCCACCGCCAACGCCGAGGACGCGAGCACGAGCGTCGACCCGAGGACGTCGCCGATCAACCGGCCCACCGGCAGGTCCGACCGCAGCGACACCCCGAGGTCGCCGACGACGAACCGGGACAGCGACTGCCAGAGCTGCTCGTGGACCGGGCGGTCGAGGCCGTAGTAGCCGACGATCCGCGCGATCTCCTCCTCGGTGAACCCGTTCTGCGGGTTGCGCAGGGTGTTCGTCACCGGGTCGCCGGGCAGCACGCTGATCACCACGAACGTGAACACGTACGCGAGCAGCACCACGACGACCGACTGGAGGACGCGCCGCAGCGCGTACTTCGCGTACGGCGACACGGTCAGCCCAGCCAGGCCGCGTAGTAGTTGGCGTAGGCGATGCCGTTGTACGACACGCCGTGCAGCTTGGGCGACTGGAGGTAGAGCCGCTGCACGATCTGGGTCAGCGGGACGAAGTAGCCCTGCCGGAGCACGTGGCCCTGCAACTCGTCGAGCACGGGCGATCGTGCCTCCACGGTCTCCGCGCGGGCCACCGAACCGGCGAGCCCGACGAGCTTCTGGTCGCTCTGGCCGAGGCCGAACCAGTTCTCGCCCTTGTTCGCGTCGGTCAGGACGCCCGCGACCGTGCCCGCGTCGATGAAGCTGCGGGTGACCTCGTACAGGGCCACGCTCGGGCTGTTGACCTTGACGCGTTCGCCGAACGTCACCACGTCGAACGCCTGGATCTCGACCTTGAAGCCGCGCTTGCCCAGTTGCTGCGCCACGAGTTCGTCCACGGACTTGGAGGTGGCCAGGTAGGGGTTCGCGTACAGGGTGAACGTCAGCGGCTTGCCGTCCTTGGCGCGGACGCCGTCGGCGCCCTTGACCCACCCGGCCTCGTCGAGCAGCCTGTCCGCCTTGGCCGCGTCGAAGGCGAAGTCGGCCGAGTGGTCGGTCGCGCCCGGG includes the following:
- a CDS encoding ABC transporter permease; the protein is MSVAVEPFLRTTRVRPTVVVSFTILAFVLAWSVAPGLFTGQDPAAGVPAEKFLPPGGAHWFGTDHLGRDVFARVVHGTASSVTSALIAVGIGVLVGGLLGLLGGFLGGWVDAVLARFVDVLLAIPSFLLAVVVVSALGFETVNAAIATGVSAVGVFARVLRSEVLKIRRAVFVEASYLQGGSRWHILVRHVLPNASRSVLTLAVLQFGLSILVIAGLAFLGYGDPPPASDWGLLISVGKDYPLAPWLVYAPALVTIATVLSVNRISRWLRKTD
- a CDS encoding ABC transporter ATP-binding protein — protein: MAPQDRLTLLRVEGLSVAYGDHRVVSDVGFTLARGESLALIGESGSGKSTIARAVLRLLPRGVGRAHGVVEFEGRDVLSLPERRFRPLRGRRIGFVPQDPANALNPVRTVGSQALEAAALTGSADRRDLVLDTFAQVGLDDPRRVFDSYPHQLSGGMLQRVLIGLTVLPRPALIVADEPTSALDVTIQKRILDLLSRLRAELDIGLLLITHDLAIAAERADTLVVLKDGVVQESGRTETVFASPAADYTRRLHADVPALNPDRYRDLRTGRVGTPRIEVSGVTKTFTVEGRTSTAVDDVSFVVDSGTTHALVGESGSGKTTTIRLLLGLEEPDRGGITVAGEEVTGRSHASLRSLRRHLQLVYQNPFTSLDPTWTVRRLVAEPLDRFGVGTRAERADRVRAALASVGLAEGLLSRTPTALSGGQRQRVALARSLVLRPDVIVLDEPTSALDVSVQAGIVEVLLTLQAELGLTYVFVSHDLSLVRQLAHTVSVMHRGRIVEGGPVDVVFDNPVEPYTRALVSSIPSGRPGVVEVTR
- a CDS encoding LLM class flavin-dependent oxidoreductase, which produces MTTFGFNTRVSFGDDEGPAQGLRDGIALFKTAEDLGFASGWVYQRHFDHYLSSPLPFLAAVGRETSRIGLGTAVLPLRYQEPILLAEAAATTDLLVDGRLHLAVSTGSNAPFDAIFGAVPTDARTEAERRQRRFLSAVSGQVLHTVDGPGQGAPVGTGLRATPHSPGLRGRVRQGAASLGSAVRAAELGLGLITGTVLHGLADGETFGAYQARIIRAYRTTWRAVRGTEPPPVAVAASILPGTTAQLRATYADYDHQRRTEGMAASRPRGALPPVVTADLPTGMRISPVFHGTPDEVTEAVRTDPGLAEADEIVLFLPPAFGLAADVRLLADVAAAFGV
- a CDS encoding ABC transporter permease produces the protein MSPYAKYALRRVLQSVVVVLLAYVFTFVVISVLPGDPVTNTLRNPQNGFTEEEIARIVGYYGLDRPVHEQLWQSLSRFVVGDLGVSLRSDLPVGRLIGDVLGSTLVLASSALAVALVLAFAIGLGTRYLPPRYAGVLRAFPSLFLSVPNFVIGLVLINVFAFQLGLFRVIDAEGGAATFFAAVALGIPVSAQVTEVLVANLDHESGQEYAAVARSRGLGRTRLFLRHLLKPSALPVVTVVALTVGELLGGALITEQIFGRAGVGSLVQRSVTTQDLPVLQAVVTLAAVVFVVVNLVADLVHPLLDPRVRLGEARPRPRAEVAV